The proteins below are encoded in one region of Prevotella melaninogenica ATCC 25845:
- the rpe gene encoding ribulose-phosphate 3-epimerase: MEIIVSPSLLSADFLHLDKEIEMINESEADWLHMDVMDGVFVPNISFGFPVLEAVGKACKKPMDVHFMIVHPENYIQQTADTGAAIMNVQYEACVHLHRTIQAIHAAGMKAGVTLNPSTPVNVLEDIIGDVDIVQLMSVNPGFGGQKFIESSIKKVQRLRQLIDREGSKALIEVDGGVQADTAPRLVEAGVDILVSGSYVFKAADPKATIHSLKQLHR, from the coding sequence ATGGAAATAATAGTATCACCTTCCCTGCTCTCCGCTGACTTCCTTCATTTGGATAAGGAGATTGAAATGATTAATGAAAGTGAGGCTGATTGGCTTCACATGGATGTAATGGATGGTGTCTTTGTGCCTAATATCTCTTTTGGCTTTCCTGTGCTTGAAGCAGTAGGTAAGGCATGTAAGAAGCCAATGGACGTACACTTTATGATTGTTCATCCAGAGAACTATATTCAACAGACAGCTGACACTGGTGCAGCTATCATGAATGTTCAGTATGAGGCTTGTGTTCATTTACATCGAACGATACAAGCGATTCATGCTGCTGGTATGAAAGCTGGTGTGACGCTTAATCCTTCAACACCTGTCAATGTACTTGAGGATATCATTGGTGATGTGGATATCGTTCAGCTCATGAGTGTAAACCCAGGCTTTGGTGGACAGAAATTCATAGAGAGCAGTATCAAGAAAGTACAACGCCTTCGTCAGTTGATTGACCGTGAAGGTAGTAAAGCTCTGATAGAGGTTGATGGCGGTGTACAGGCTGACACGGCTCCTCGTTTGGTTGAAGCTGGTGTCGACATTCTTGTTAGTGGCAGTTATGTCTTTAAGGCTGCAGATCCTAAGGCAACTATCCATTCACTCAAACAATTACATAGATAA
- a CDS encoding phosphoribosylanthranilate isomerase, with protein sequence MIIKVCGMRDAHNIHEVSQLAIDWVGLNFLPKSERYVSQISSCAGIIPDYGTLSALSAHESSQQQQRPTLCGVFADDMPQNIVTRVVNFNLDIVQLNGEESMVMIDNLRRTLDPDIHAGIKIMKRIVITKREDIEKYKEYVEGVDYFLFDIQDNLKDWSILGAYEGKAPFLVSGNIGAEDIDKIKSFSHPQFYGISVNEKFETAPAVKDVALLKDFLEKVK encoded by the coding sequence ATGATTATAAAGGTATGCGGCATGCGTGATGCCCACAATATTCACGAAGTTTCTCAACTTGCCATAGACTGGGTGGGATTGAATTTCCTTCCTAAAAGCGAACGTTACGTTAGTCAGATATCGTCATGTGCTGGTATTATTCCCGATTATGGGACGCTGTCTGCCTTATCTGCACATGAATCATCTCAACAGCAACAAAGACCTACTCTTTGTGGAGTCTTTGCTGATGACATGCCACAGAATATTGTTACACGTGTTGTAAACTTCAATCTTGATATTGTCCAACTTAATGGAGAAGAAAGTATGGTGATGATTGATAATCTTCGCCGCACCCTTGACCCAGACATTCATGCTGGAATAAAGATTATGAAGCGTATTGTTATTACAAAGCGTGAGGACATTGAGAAATACAAAGAATATGTAGAAGGGGTTGATTATTTCCTCTTTGACATCCAAGATAATCTAAAGGATTGGAGCATTTTGGGAGCATATGAAGGGAAAGCTCCTTTCCTTGTAAGTGGGAATATTGGTGCCGAAGATATTGACAAGATTAAAAGCTTTTCTCATCCCCAGTTCTATGGTATCAGTGTGAACGAGAAGTTTGAGACAGCACCAGCGGTAAAGGATGTTGCTTTACTAAAGGACTTTCTTGAGAAGGTAAAGTAA
- a CDS encoding anthranilate synthase component II → MKTNCVIIDNYDSFTYNLVHLIKELGVDVTVVRNNQFSLEDLNNYDRIVLSPGPGVPSEAGLLLDVIHRYAGVKPILGVCLGHQAIGEVFGAKLKNLSDVFHGVTTETTQIVETPLFAGLPKTFLVGRYHSWVVEKTNFPDCLEIIAESKEGLIMALRHRTHNIYGIQFHPESVLTPDGKRIMANWLHI, encoded by the coding sequence ATGAAAACAAATTGTGTTATCATTGATAACTACGATTCTTTCACCTATAATCTTGTTCATCTCATAAAGGAATTAGGAGTTGATGTAACGGTAGTTCGCAACAATCAGTTCTCCCTTGAAGATTTGAATAACTACGATCGTATTGTTTTAAGTCCTGGCCCTGGGGTTCCTTCAGAAGCTGGCTTACTATTGGACGTTATTCATCGTTACGCTGGGGTAAAGCCTATCTTGGGCGTTTGCTTAGGACATCAAGCCATTGGTGAGGTATTCGGAGCAAAGTTGAAGAATTTGTCTGATGTTTTCCATGGTGTAACAACGGAAACCACACAAATCGTTGAAACGCCATTGTTTGCTGGTTTGCCTAAAACCTTTCTCGTGGGACGCTATCATAGTTGGGTCGTAGAGAAAACAAACTTCCCCGATTGCTTAGAAATAATAGCCGAAAGCAAAGAAGGACTTATCATGGCATTACGCCATAGAACGCATAACATCTATGGCATCCAATTCCACCCAGAGAGCGTTCTAACACCAGATGGGAAAAGGATTATGGCTAATTGGTTACACATCTAA
- a CDS encoding UpxY family transcription antiterminator: MTTAASYIDGVIDDGTPWYAVRLFTLKLEEVRTYFTSHGLECFVPEQYVDIEGHDGKPHSILRPVVRNLIFVKKPGEDISFQKIVQEANYKISVVKKAKDSQEYALIPHDQMYEFRLMCNPEITMRKFLSSDEAQMKAGDEVLVKFGPLKGMIGRLVRSSKKYYLLKEIPGIGVMLKVSRWCCVSMEEK; encoded by the coding sequence ATGACAACAGCAGCAAGCTATATAGACGGAGTCATTGATGATGGAACGCCTTGGTATGCAGTGAGGCTATTCACACTGAAGCTTGAAGAGGTGAGAACCTACTTTACAAGTCATGGCTTGGAATGTTTCGTTCCAGAACAATATGTCGATATAGAAGGACATGATGGCAAACCCCACTCTATTCTTCGTCCTGTTGTTCGCAATCTTATCTTTGTTAAGAAACCTGGAGAAGACATTTCATTTCAGAAGATTGTACAAGAAGCCAACTATAAGATTAGCGTTGTAAAGAAAGCTAAGGATTCACAAGAGTATGCACTTATCCCACACGACCAGATGTATGAGTTCCGTTTGATGTGTAATCCAGAGATAACGATGCGTAAGTTCCTATCTTCAGACGAGGCACAAATGAAAGCTGGGGACGAGGTTCTTGTTAAGTTTGGACCATTAAAGGGGATGATTGGGCGATTAGTTCGCTCAAGCAAGAAGTATTATCTCCTAAAAGAAATCCCTGGCATAGGGGTAATGCTCAAGGTTTCTCGCTGGTGCTGTGTTTCAATGGAGGAGAAATAA
- a CDS encoding alpha-amylase, producing MKTICLYFEIHQVIHLKRYRFFDIGTDHYYYDDFENERSVSEIAERSYMPALDTLLQMIKDNGKAFKVAFSLSGVGIEQLEMHAPQVLEKLQELNNTGCVEFLAEPYSHGLASLANEESFKSEVKRQAQKIKEYFGQTPKILRNSSLIYSDDIGLIASQMGFKGMLTEGAKHVLGWKSPHYVYNCALAPNLKLLLRDVKLSDDISLRFNNSDWDGYPLFADTYMAQIVALPEEEQVIGIFMNLSALGIEQPLSSNILEFFKALPVCAKQQGITFSTPTEICMKLKSVDNLYVPDTLSWMDEERDVSTWLGNPMQREAFNKLYSIADRVRIANDPRINQDWDYLQASDNFRFMSTKPSRVGMDRGIYDSPFDAFTNYMNILGDFLNRVNTLYPADIDNEELNSLLTTIRNQGDEIEMRTNDISNLQAKVDKLEVEGDKLRAQLEKKSSAKKATTSKTAAKKPVKKTSAKKAVKAVAEEVKAK from the coding sequence ATGAAAACAATCTGTTTATATTTCGAGATACACCAGGTAATTCACCTGAAACGCTACCGCTTCTTTGATATTGGTACCGACCATTATTATTATGACGATTTTGAGAACGAACGTTCTGTATCAGAAATCGCTGAGAGAAGCTATATGCCAGCATTGGATACGCTGTTGCAGATGATTAAAGACAATGGGAAAGCATTTAAGGTAGCCTTCTCTCTTTCGGGTGTGGGTATTGAGCAACTTGAAATGCATGCTCCACAGGTGCTTGAAAAACTGCAAGAACTGAATAATACAGGATGTGTAGAATTTCTTGCAGAACCTTACTCTCATGGTTTAGCATCATTAGCTAATGAGGAAAGCTTTAAGTCTGAAGTAAAGCGTCAGGCTCAGAAGATTAAGGAATACTTTGGTCAGACACCAAAGATATTGCGTAACTCATCACTTATTTATAGTGACGATATTGGTTTGATAGCTTCTCAGATGGGCTTTAAGGGAATGTTGACAGAGGGCGCAAAGCATGTCTTGGGTTGGAAGAGTCCACATTATGTATACAACTGTGCTCTTGCTCCTAACTTAAAACTTCTGTTGCGTGATGTGAAGTTGAGTGATGATATCTCATTGCGTTTCAATAATTCAGATTGGGATGGCTATCCATTGTTTGCTGATACATATATGGCACAGATTGTAGCACTCCCAGAGGAGGAGCAGGTAATCGGTATCTTTATGAATCTTTCAGCACTTGGTATAGAACAGCCATTGTCAAGTAATATCCTTGAGTTCTTTAAGGCGTTACCAGTTTGTGCTAAGCAGCAGGGTATTACTTTCTCAACTCCAACTGAAATTTGCATGAAATTGAAGAGCGTTGACAATCTCTATGTGCCAGATACCTTGAGTTGGATGGATGAAGAACGTGATGTCAGCACATGGTTGGGCAATCCAATGCAGCGTGAAGCTTTTAACAAGTTGTATAGTATTGCTGATCGTGTACGTATTGCTAACGACCCACGTATCAATCAAGACTGGGACTATTTGCAGGCAAGTGACAACTTCCGCTTTATGTCAACCAAACCTTCACGTGTTGGAATGGATCGTGGTATCTATGATAGTCCATTTGATGCCTTCACCAATTATATGAATATTCTTGGCGACTTCTTGAATCGTGTCAATACGCTTTATCCTGCTGATATTGATAATGAGGAGTTGAATAGCTTGCTTACCACTATCCGCAACCAGGGCGATGAGATTGAAATGAGAACTAATGATATTAGTAATCTTCAAGCAAAGGTTGACAAATTGGAAGTTGAAGGTGATAAACTTCGTGCGCAGTTAGAGAAAAAATCGTCAGCGAAGAAGGCTACTACATCAAAAACTGCAGCAAAGAAACCTGTCAAGAAAACTTCTGCTAAAAAGGCTGTAAAGGCTGTTGCTGAAGAAGTGAAAGCTAAGTAA
- a CDS encoding glycosyltransferase family 4 protein — protein MKVLMFGWEYPPHVYGGLATANFGISEGLHAQGDVETILCLPHPFGDEDHTYAEIVAMNHVPIAYRELGYDYVKSRLGNIMSPELYYKLREHIYADFNYMNVNDLGAMDFAGGYPSNLHEEINNYSIIAGVVARTYDFDIIHAHDWLTYPAGIHAKRVSGKPLCIHVHATDFDRSRGKVNPTVYGIEKDGMDNADCIMCVSELTRQTVINQYHQDPRKVFTVHNAVYPLPQEIVDIPRPDHKGKEKIVTFLGRLTMQKGPEYFVEAANMVLHRTRNVRFCMAGSGDMMDQMIYLAAERGIADRLHFPGFMRGKQVYECLKASDVYVMPSVSEPFGISPLEAMQCGTPSIISKQSGCAEILSNCIKVDYWDIHALADAIYSICHNESLFDYLSVEGKREVDQITWEKVGAWIRELYLRTLGWQ, from the coding sequence ATGAAAGTTTTAATGTTTGGATGGGAGTATCCTCCTCATGTATATGGTGGTTTAGCAACTGCTAACTTTGGTATTTCAGAAGGTCTGCATGCACAGGGTGATGTTGAGACGATTCTCTGTTTGCCACATCCTTTTGGTGATGAAGACCATACTTATGCTGAGATTGTAGCAATGAATCATGTGCCTATCGCTTATCGTGAATTGGGTTATGATTATGTAAAGAGTCGTCTTGGCAATATTATGTCACCAGAACTTTACTACAAGTTGCGTGAGCATATTTATGCTGACTTCAATTATATGAACGTCAACGACCTTGGCGCAATGGATTTTGCAGGAGGTTATCCTTCAAATCTGCACGAGGAGATTAATAATTATTCGATTATTGCTGGTGTTGTTGCACGTACATATGATTTCGATATTATTCATGCACACGACTGGTTGACTTATCCTGCTGGTATTCATGCCAAGCGTGTGTCAGGTAAGCCTTTGTGTATTCATGTACATGCAACCGACTTCGACCGTTCACGTGGTAAGGTTAATCCAACCGTATATGGTATAGAAAAGGATGGTATGGACAATGCTGATTGCATTATGTGTGTATCAGAACTTACACGCCAGACGGTAATAAATCAGTATCATCAGGACCCACGCAAGGTGTTTACGGTTCATAATGCCGTTTATCCTTTGCCACAGGAGATTGTTGATATCCCACGTCCTGACCATAAGGGTAAGGAGAAGATTGTTACTTTCCTTGGTCGTTTGACTATGCAGAAAGGGCCAGAATACTTTGTTGAGGCTGCCAATATGGTGTTACATCGTACACGTAACGTTCGTTTCTGTATGGCAGGCTCAGGTGATATGATGGACCAGATGATTTATCTTGCTGCTGAAAGAGGTATTGCGGATCGTTTACATTTCCCTGGTTTTATGCGTGGGAAGCAGGTTTATGAGTGTTTGAAGGCCTCTGATGTCTATGTTATGCCGTCAGTCAGTGAGCCTTTTGGTATCTCTCCTTTGGAGGCAATGCAATGTGGTACACCGAGTATCATTTCAAAACAGAGCGGTTGTGCAGAAATTCTTAGCAACTGCATCAAGGTAGACTATTGGGATATTCATGCGCTTGCTGATGCTATTTACTCCATTTGTCATAATGAGAGCCTTTTCGATTATCTCTCCGTAGAGGGTAAGCGGGAAGTGGACCAGATAACATGGGAGAAGGTTGGTGCGTGGATTCGTGAACTCTACCTTCGTACCTTGGGCTGGCAGTAA
- a CDS encoding glycogen debranching enzyme N-terminal domain-containing protein has protein sequence MSYLKFEKALMTNLQDSLPRELLRTNRSGAYSCSTIVDCNTRKYHGLLVVPVPELDDENHVLLSSLDPTVIQHGASFNLGLHKYQGNNFSPQGHKYIREFDCDTVPTTLYRVGGVLLKKEVVFQHYEDRILIRYTLLEAHSKTTLQFRPFLAFRSVRQFTHENGAANRSYEVVDNGISTCMYAGYPSLFMQFSKKNEFHFEPYWYRGLEYPKEQERGYASNEDLYVPGYFEMNISKGESIVFAASTAECRTSTLKNLFDKEVESRSPRDNFFHCLVNAAHQFHNRTKNDERYILAGYPWFKCRARDQFIALPGLTLSIEEQDYFELVMETAAKGLREFMEGKPLSVKIYEMEKPDVPLWCVWAIQQYAKEAGKERCRKLYMGLIRDIVDYLLASKHPNLTLDTNGLLYADAKGEAITWMNSMNNGQPVVPRSGYIVEFNALWYNALRFTAAMEMESGNEERANELDALAEKCKVSFVETFLNEYGYLYDYVDGRMVDWSVRPNMVFAVALDYSPLDQKQRRGVLDVCTRELLTPKGLRSLSPKSGGYNPMYTGPQSQRDLAYHQGTAWPWLGGFYLEACLKLYKQTRLSFVERQLVGYEDEMINHCLSTLPELFDGNPPFNGRGAISFAMNVAEVLRTLELLEKYKF, from the coding sequence ATGAGCTACTTAAAATTTGAAAAAGCTCTGATGACCAATCTTCAAGATTCGCTTCCCAGAGAGCTGTTACGAACGAATCGCTCTGGTGCCTATTCTTGCTCGACGATTGTTGATTGTAACACACGCAAGTACCATGGACTGCTTGTTGTTCCTGTTCCTGAACTGGACGACGAGAATCACGTACTGCTGAGTTCGCTCGACCCTACCGTCATTCAGCATGGTGCCTCTTTCAATCTGGGTTTGCACAAGTATCAGGGCAATAACTTTAGTCCACAAGGACATAAGTATATTCGTGAATTTGACTGTGATACTGTGCCAACTACGCTTTATAGGGTAGGTGGTGTCTTGTTAAAAAAAGAGGTTGTCTTCCAGCATTATGAAGACCGTATTTTAATCCGTTATACTTTATTAGAGGCTCACTCAAAGACTACTTTGCAGTTCCGCCCATTCCTTGCCTTTCGTAGTGTTCGCCAGTTTACTCATGAAAATGGTGCTGCTAATCGTTCGTATGAGGTTGTGGATAATGGTATCAGCACGTGTATGTATGCTGGTTATCCATCGCTTTTTATGCAGTTCTCAAAGAAGAATGAGTTTCACTTTGAACCCTACTGGTATCGTGGATTGGAATATCCAAAGGAGCAGGAGCGTGGTTATGCTTCTAATGAGGACCTTTATGTTCCTGGCTATTTTGAGATGAATATCAGCAAGGGCGAAAGTATTGTCTTTGCAGCATCAACGGCAGAATGTCGTACATCAACTTTGAAGAATCTGTTTGATAAGGAAGTGGAGTCACGTAGTCCACGTGATAACTTCTTCCACTGCCTTGTTAATGCTGCTCATCAGTTCCATAATCGTACAAAGAACGATGAGCGTTATATTCTTGCAGGCTATCCTTGGTTCAAGTGTCGTGCTCGTGATCAATTCATTGCTTTACCAGGACTTACTTTGAGTATCGAAGAACAAGATTACTTCGAACTGGTAATGGAGACCGCTGCAAAGGGATTACGTGAGTTTATGGAAGGTAAGCCACTCAGCGTGAAGATATACGAGATGGAGAAACCAGACGTTCCTCTTTGGTGCGTGTGGGCTATACAACAGTATGCTAAGGAGGCTGGTAAGGAGCGTTGTAGAAAACTCTACATGGGTTTGATTCGTGATATCGTTGATTATCTCTTAGCAAGTAAGCATCCAAACCTCACTTTAGATACGAATGGATTGCTCTATGCTGATGCAAAGGGAGAAGCGATTACATGGATGAATTCTATGAATAATGGTCAACCAGTTGTTCCACGCTCTGGGTATATCGTAGAGTTTAATGCGCTATGGTACAATGCACTACGCTTTACAGCCGCAATGGAGATGGAGAGTGGTAATGAAGAGCGCGCAAACGAACTTGATGCACTTGCAGAGAAATGTAAGGTTTCATTTGTTGAAACATTCCTCAATGAGTATGGCTACCTTTATGACTATGTTGATGGTAGAATGGTTGACTGGAGTGTACGCCCTAATATGGTGTTTGCTGTAGCACTTGATTATTCTCCACTTGACCAAAAGCAGAGGAGGGGAGTCTTAGATGTTTGTACACGAGAGCTACTTACACCAAAGGGACTGCGTTCGCTTTCTCCAAAGAGTGGTGGATATAATCCGATGTATACTGGTCCACAGAGTCAACGCGACCTTGCCTATCATCAAGGAACAGCTTGGCCATGGTTGGGTGGCTTCTATCTTGAGGCCTGCTTGAAGCTTTATAAGCAGACACGTCTGAGCTTTGTAGAACGTCAGTTGGTAGGTTATGAAGATGAGATGATTAACCATTGTCTTAGTACACTACCTGAACTCTTCGACGGTAATCCACCGTTTAATGGACGTGGAGCTATCTCCTTTGCCATGAACGTAGCTGAGGTGCTTCGTACGTTAGAATTACTTGAGAAGTATAAATTTTAA
- a CDS encoding diacylglycerol/lipid kinase family protein translates to MVEEGRWGIIYCPKGGLLGNPVKRWEQAERCLQAHNIQYDMVQSENPRSVDRLVRMLISNGYKTIIIYGGDSALNDAVNYLMLLEPEERERITLGVIPNGVLNDFAHFWGFDESHLEQTIVWLKQKRVRRVDVGCIHYENKKNERCRRYFLNCVNIGMVANIMSLRRRLRHLFISRTISFILSCFLLMFQRMDYFMSLKINADSIKQRLMTVCIGNAQGYGQTPNAVPYNGLLDVSIVSQPKLWQAMEGMYLLLRDKILNHRNVMPYRTQELSGQIAEHTPVSVDGRRLNGTPVGTFTIGVEKEVINFLIPD, encoded by the coding sequence ATGGTAGAGGAAGGAAGATGGGGCATCATTTATTGTCCGAAGGGAGGATTACTTGGTAATCCAGTAAAGCGTTGGGAACAAGCTGAACGCTGTCTGCAAGCACACAACATACAGTATGATATGGTGCAAAGTGAGAATCCACGTAGTGTGGATAGACTCGTGCGGATGCTGATTAGTAATGGTTATAAAACTATTATTATCTATGGCGGTGACTCTGCGTTAAATGATGCGGTCAACTATCTCATGCTCTTAGAACCAGAAGAGCGTGAGCGTATTACGTTGGGTGTTATCCCGAATGGCGTGTTAAATGACTTTGCACACTTCTGGGGTTTCGATGAGTCACACTTAGAACAGACGATTGTTTGGCTTAAGCAGAAGCGTGTAAGACGAGTAGATGTTGGCTGTATTCACTACGAGAATAAGAAGAATGAGCGTTGCCGGCGATATTTTCTTAACTGTGTAAACATTGGTATGGTGGCAAATATCATGAGTCTTCGTCGCCGTTTGCGCCACCTTTTTATATCCCGCACAATCTCCTTCATCCTCTCTTGCTTCCTACTAATGTTCCAGCGTATGGATTATTTCATGTCGCTGAAAATCAATGCAGATAGTATAAAACAGCGTCTGATGACTGTTTGTATTGGTAATGCCCAGGGTTATGGGCAGACCCCGAATGCTGTACCTTATAATGGTCTGCTCGATGTTTCCATCGTTTCTCAGCCAAAGCTGTGGCAAGCAATGGAAGGAATGTATCTCTTGTTGCGAGATAAGATATTGAATCATCGTAATGTGATGCCATATAGAACGCAGGAGCTGAGTGGACAAATAGCTGAGCACACACCAGTCAGTGTTGATGGTCGACGCTTGAATGGCACGCCTGTTGGTACGTTTACGATTGGTGTTGAGAAAGAAGTTATAAACTTTCTTATTCCAGATTAA
- the miaA gene encoding tRNA (adenosine(37)-N6)-dimethylallyltransferase MiaA, translated as MKNEQIGEGTAAGIALDKRMITILGPTASGKTELAAHLAARLNAEIISADSRQVYRGMDIGTGKDLADYTVEGHAIPYHLIDICEPGTKYNLFRYQQDFLDSYEDIRSRGVLPILCGGTGLYIEAVLKGYSLSPVPQNPELRKALEEKSLEELTAMLVELKKKNHSVMHNKTDVDSCQRAIRAIEIETYNLTKPTEERQCPPIESLIIGVDIDREARRKKITNRLKARLEEGMVGEVEGLLKQGIPAEDLIYYGLEYKFVTEYLIGKLSYNEMFRQLEIAIHQFAKRQMTWFRGMERRGFTIHWVNAAQKMEDKVEEILSLW; from the coding sequence ATGAAGAACGAACAGATAGGTGAGGGTACGGCTGCAGGTATAGCTCTTGACAAGCGTATGATAACCATTCTTGGTCCTACGGCTTCGGGTAAGACCGAACTTGCTGCGCATTTGGCTGCTCGGCTTAACGCTGAAATCATCAGTGCAGATAGCCGTCAGGTCTATCGTGGCATGGATATTGGTACGGGTAAAGACTTGGCTGATTACACAGTTGAGGGGCATGCAATACCTTATCACCTTATAGATATATGTGAACCCGGTACGAAGTATAATCTTTTTCGCTATCAACAGGATTTCCTTGATAGTTATGAAGATATACGGAGTAGGGGAGTGTTGCCTATTCTCTGCGGCGGTACAGGTCTTTATATTGAAGCTGTGCTGAAGGGTTATAGCCTTTCGCCAGTGCCACAGAATCCTGAACTTCGTAAGGCGTTGGAGGAAAAGTCGCTTGAAGAATTGACGGCAATGTTGGTTGAACTGAAGAAAAAGAATCATTCCGTCATGCACAACAAGACGGATGTTGACTCTTGTCAGCGTGCTATTCGTGCGATAGAGATTGAAACTTATAATCTCACAAAGCCAACAGAAGAGCGGCAATGTCCACCAATTGAGTCATTAATAATAGGTGTAGACATAGATCGTGAAGCACGAAGAAAGAAAATAACCAACCGCTTAAAAGCACGTCTTGAAGAAGGAATGGTTGGCGAGGTAGAAGGATTACTGAAGCAGGGTATACCTGCAGAAGACCTTATCTATTATGGTTTGGAATATAAGTTTGTAACAGAGTATCTCATAGGAAAGCTGTCTTACAATGAGATGTTCCGACAGTTAGAAATCGCCATTCATCAGTTTGCTAAGCGACAGATGACGTGGTTTCGTGGTATGGAGCGTCGTGGCTTTACGATTCATTGGGTAAATGCTGCACAAAAGATGGAAGATAAAGTTGAAGAAATATTGAGTTTATGGTAG